CATCATCGTTGCGCCGGAAATCCGCATGCCGGCAACTTCGCCGTTTTTATGGGGCGGCGGACCTGTAATCAGCGGTTCCGTTATTCCGTTCGTATTCATCACTATCGCCTGCGGTGCCATCTCCGGTTTCCACAGTCTTATTTCCACCGGTACTACGCCGAAGATGATTATGAACGAACGTCAGATTTTACCAATCGGTTACGGTGCAATGCTTACAGAAGCGTTCATTTCCATGATGGCATTAATCGCTGCAACGAGCCTTCATCCGTCCGATTATTTTGCTATCAACTCCACACAGCAGGCATTTGCTTCGCTGGGACTTCAGGTGCAGGATTTGCCGATGCTGTCGCATATGGTCGGTGAAGATTTGATGCACAGACCGGGCGGCGCCGTATCGCTTGCTGTCGGCATGGCGGACGTATTCTCCAAAATTCCGTACATGGAACAGTTCATGGGCTTCTGGTACCATTTCTGCATTATGTTTGAAGCATTGTTCATTCTGACTTTGATTGATGCCGGCTCGCGCGTAGGCCGTTATCTGCTGCAGGAACTTCTGGGCAGAGTTTACAAACCGTTCGGCAATACGGAATGGTGGCCGGGCATTATCTTCTGCAGCGCTGCTGTAAGCATCTGCTGGGGATATCTCGTACTTCAGGGCAATATCGGTGAAATCTGGCCGCTGTTCGGCGTATCCAACCAGCTTCTGGGCACGATAGCTCTGGCAATCGGCACATCGTATATTTTCCGCATCGGCCGCGGCCGTTATGCGTGGGTAACGATGATACCGTGTATTTTCCTTGCTATCATCACCTGCTACGCCGATTATCTGAACATTTTTACGAACTACATTCCGACAGGCAAATGGCTGCTTGTGGCAATCAGTGCCGTAATGTTTGTTCTCGTTGCCGTAGTTATGATAGAAGCAATTCGCAGCTGGGTACGCTATGCGAAAACTGTTAAACAGGATTACAGAACGCGTGAAGAAATTGAAGCTGAAACAAAAGCTGAACTGCAAAAACAGGGTAAACTTGATTTAGTAAAATAAAATTTGATAAAGTAGTGTAAACAAAAAGCAATTCATCTATAAACTTTTCAAGATGAATTGCTTTTTGTGTGCTTATCTATTTATTCGTTCACTAAAATACCGGCGTTTGCAAGTTCCTGGCAGATGACGGACAGGGTGTCCTTGTCGGGAACTTCAATCGTATGGTAGTGAACGCCGTTTGTCATAACCAAGAGCGGTTCGGCTTTTGTCTGCTGCATTTTTTTGATGAAGGCGTATGCTTCACGGCGCGTGGCAATGAACAGATTGACTCTGATTTCACCGTACAGAGGATGGTCGACGATGACGTCATGCACTTTGCCGCCGTTGTCGACGATTATTTCAAATTCTTTTTTGACGCTGTCCTTATCGTTAGCATGGCGACAGCAAATCGTTTCCAGCATATTGCAATTTTGAGGTTTATTCGGAATTATATAACCGCGTGGTGTAGCGTATATATCATGGCCTGTAGCGCGAA
The window above is part of the Megamonas hypermegale genome. Proteins encoded here:
- a CDS encoding carbon starvation CstA family protein, whose product is MNGVHLVIITACVLILAYRFYGAFIAAKVLTLNQYNVPPSIRLEDGHDYVPTNKWVVFGHHFAAIAGAGPLVGPVIAAQFGYLPGMMWILIGSVMAGAVHDMVILVASIRHNGKSLAEIAKTEISKLAGTSALWATLFLLIITEAGMAVVVANSLFNSPWGTFTVGATIPIAIFIGIYLKYLRPGRIQEATIIGVAMILIAVALGPYVRDSATLAPYFTYNVVQIEIAIAVYGFLASVLPVWLLLAPRDYLSTYMKIGTILALALGIIIVAPEIRMPATSPFLWGGGPVISGSVIPFVFITIACGAISGFHSLISTGTTPKMIMNERQILPIGYGAMLTEAFISMMALIAATSLHPSDYFAINSTQQAFASLGLQVQDLPMLSHMVGEDLMHRPGGAVSLAVGMADVFSKIPYMEQFMGFWYHFCIMFEALFILTLIDAGSRVGRYLLQELLGRVYKPFGNTEWWPGIIFCSAAVSICWGYLVLQGNIGEIWPLFGVSNQLLGTIALAIGTSYIFRIGRGRYAWVTMIPCIFLAIITCYADYLNIFTNYIPTGKWLLVAISAVMFVLVAVVMIEAIRSWVRYAKTVKQDYRTREEIEAETKAELQKQGKLDLVK
- a CDS encoding transcription repressor NadR, encoding MNTEERRQKILETLIDSKTPLTGTVLANKFQVSRQIIVGDITVLRATGHDIYATPRGYIIPNKPQNCNMLETICCRHANDKDSVKKEFEIIVDNGGKVHDVIVDHPLYGEIRVNLFIATRREAYAFIKKMQQTKAEPLLVMTNGVHYHTIEVPDKDTLSVICQELANAGILVNE